One region of Halomonas huangheensis genomic DNA includes:
- the prfB gene encoding peptide chain release factor 2 (programmed frameshift), with translation MLETNPIHNLIKDLSERTDVLRGYLDYAEKKDRLEEVTRELEDPGVWNDPDYAQKLGKERASLELIVATIDELDQGLGDSRDLLELAEMEDDEDTVGEVQRELDSLKANLEKLEFRRMFSGEMDENNAYLDIQAGSGGTEAQDWANMLLRMYLRWAESHGFKSEITELSAGEVAGIKSASVHIQGDYAFGWLRTETGVHRLVRKSPFDSGGRRHTSFASVFLSPEIDDSFEVEINPADLRVDTYRSSGAGGQHVNTTDSAVRITHEPSGVVVSCQSQRSQHANRDFAMKQLKAKLWEVEMQKRNAAKQEAEDAKADIGWGSQIRSYVLDDQRIKDLRTSVQSSNCDKVLDGDLDDFIVASLKQGL, from the exons ATGTTGGAAACCAACCCGATTCATAACCTCATCAAGGACCTGTCTGAACGGACAGACGTCCTGAGGGGGTATCTT GACTATGCCGAGAAGAAAGACCGGCTAGAGGAAGTCACACGCGAGCTTGAGGATCCGGGCGTCTGGAATGACCCGGATTATGCCCAGAAACTGGGCAAGGAACGTGCGTCACTGGAGTTGATCGTCGCGACCATTGATGAGCTTGATCAGGGATTGGGCGATAGCCGCGATCTGCTCGAGCTGGCAGAAATGGAGGACGATGAGGACACGGTCGGCGAAGTCCAGCGCGAGCTTGACTCTCTCAAGGCCAACCTCGAGAAGCTTGAGTTTCGGCGCATGTTCTCCGGTGAGATGGACGAGAATAACGCCTATCTCGATATCCAGGCAGGCTCAGGTGGTACCGAGGCTCAAGACTGGGCCAACATGCTGTTGCGCATGTATCTGCGCTGGGCCGAGAGCCACGGTTTCAAGAGCGAGATCACCGAGTTGTCGGCAGGTGAAGTCGCGGGTATCAAGTCCGCCTCTGTACACATTCAGGGGGACTACGCCTTCGGTTGGCTGCGCACCGAGACCGGGGTCCACCGTCTGGTACGCAAGAGTCCCTTCGACTCCGGTGGGCGTCGCCATACCTCTTTTGCCTCGGTGTTCCTGTCTCCGGAAATTGATGACAGCTTCGAGGTCGAGATCAACCCGGCCGATCTGCGTGTCGATACCTACCGCTCCAGCGGTGCCGGTGGTCAGCACGTCAACACCACCGACTCGGCGGTGCGGATTACCCACGAGCCAAGTGGTGTAGTGGTATCGTGCCAGAGCCAGCGCAGTCAGCATGCCAACCGCGACTTTGCCATGAAACAGTTGAAGGCAAAGCTGTGGGAAGTGGAAATGCAGAAGCGTAACGCTGCCAAGCAGGAAGCCGAGGATGCCAAGGCGGACATCGGCTGGGGTAGCCAGATTCGCTCATACGTGCTGGATGACCAGCGCATCAAGGACCTGCGTACTTCCGTGCAATCCAGCAACTGCGACAAGGTGCTCGACGGAGACCTCGACGATTTCATTGTCGCCAGCTTGAAGCAGGGGCTTTAA